In Caproiciproducens sp. NJN-50, the following are encoded in one genomic region:
- a CDS encoding UxaA family hydrolase, with product MNRALKIHERDNVAVALEDLKKGETITVGGAEIRLPAEIARGHKFALTDLPRGANVVKYGYPIGKTLRDVPRGSWVHSHNMATALDTASDAYCYEKAPEPGPVPDLGLRFEGYRRAGGGVGIRNELWVIPTVGCVNGTGEQIVRLFRETQATVHAGDVRVFKHSFGCSQLGGDLSATRRILADLTRHPNAGGVLVLSLGCENNTLAGFLEELGGFDKNRIKFLAAQDVGDEIGEGVRLLRSLDERMAGDRRESVPIRELRVGMKCGGSDGLSGITANPLIGAFCDFLVSQKGSVVLTEVPEMFGAERILMNRARDRQVFEKTVGLIRNFKAYFTGNGQPVYENPSPGNKAGGITTLEEKSLGCVQKGGSATVEDVLPYGERIRKSGLSLLCAPGNDLVSASALAAAGCQMVLFSTGRGTPFGTAVPTLKLSTNTELFRKKSGWIDFDAGGLASGRERQDALEELIQLILLTANGQPTRSEANGFGEIAIWKNGVTL from the coding sequence ATGAATAGAGCTCTGAAAATACACGAAAGAGACAATGTGGCGGTCGCGCTGGAAGACCTTAAAAAAGGTGAAACGATAACGGTCGGCGGCGCCGAAATCAGGTTGCCCGCCGAAATTGCCAGAGGGCACAAATTCGCACTGACGGATCTGCCGCGCGGCGCGAACGTCGTCAAATACGGGTATCCGATCGGGAAAACGCTGCGGGATGTCCCGCGCGGATCGTGGGTCCATTCCCATAACATGGCAACGGCGCTCGACACCGCCTCCGACGCGTACTGCTACGAAAAGGCTCCTGAGCCCGGCCCGGTCCCGGACCTGGGACTTCGGTTCGAAGGTTACCGGAGGGCGGGCGGAGGCGTCGGCATCCGCAACGAGCTTTGGGTGATCCCGACGGTCGGGTGTGTCAACGGAACGGGAGAACAGATCGTCCGCCTGTTCCGCGAAACGCAGGCGACGGTCCACGCAGGCGACGTCCGCGTTTTCAAGCACAGCTTCGGCTGCTCCCAGCTGGGCGGCGACCTTTCCGCGACGCGGCGCATCCTTGCCGATCTGACGCGCCATCCGAACGCGGGCGGCGTCCTGGTCCTGAGCCTCGGCTGTGAAAACAACACGCTCGCCGGATTTCTGGAAGAACTGGGCGGCTTTGATAAAAACCGCATAAAATTTCTGGCCGCACAGGACGTCGGGGACGAAATCGGGGAAGGCGTCCGGCTGCTGCGCAGCCTGGACGAACGCATGGCGGGGGACCGTCGGGAATCCGTGCCGATCCGCGAGCTCCGCGTTGGCATGAAGTGCGGGGGGTCTGACGGACTTTCCGGCATCACGGCGAATCCGCTGATCGGCGCGTTCTGCGATTTTCTGGTTTCCCAGAAGGGGTCCGTGGTGCTGACGGAGGTGCCGGAGATGTTCGGCGCGGAAAGAATCCTGATGAACCGCGCACGCGACCGGCAAGTCTTTGAAAAAACCGTCGGGCTGATCCGGAATTTTAAAGCGTATTTCACCGGAAACGGACAGCCGGTTTATGAAAATCCCTCTCCGGGGAATAAGGCCGGAGGAATCACGACTTTGGAGGAAAAATCGCTCGGCTGCGTGCAGAAGGGCGGCTCCGCAACAGTGGAAGATGTGCTTCCCTACGGTGAAAGAATCCGGAAAAGCGGCCTGAGCCTGCTCTGCGCTCCCGGAAACGACCTGGTTTCCGCTTCCGCGCTTGCGGCGGCCGGCTGCCAGATGGTCCTGTTTTCAACAGGCAGGGGAACGCCGTTCGGAACGGCGGTTCCCACTCTGAAACTTTCGACCAACACGGAGCTTTTCCGAAAAAAGAGCGGATGGATCGACTTCGACGCCGGCGGACTGGCCTCCGGCCGGGAAAGGCAGGACGCGCTGGAGGAGCTTATCCAGCTGATTCTTTTAACGGCGAACGGGCAGCCGACCCGTAGCGAAGCAAACGGCTTCGGTGAGATCGCCATTTGGAAAAACGGAGTTACCCTGTGA
- a CDS encoding GntR family transcriptional regulator → METTSLSLKEKAYAIIKSKIASCEYLPNTFLNEGFLQNEIGVSRTPIRDAISRLEQENLVRIIPKKGIVVSDLSINEISSVYEIRALIEPFAITKYGDKVDKEILLRYKNDFSGMQDAPDSLYRMDDRMHRIFISATQNRYLIQMYDNILVQNGRIRILSGNRNESRIAQSSAEHVKILEAALSDRFDLAAQFMMEHLQAAKNAAFALVVSNGGWEIPQPRGEE, encoded by the coding sequence GTGGAAACGACGAGTTTAAGTTTAAAAGAAAAGGCTTATGCCATCATAAAGTCGAAAATCGCGTCCTGCGAATATCTGCCGAACACTTTTCTGAACGAAGGGTTCCTTCAAAATGAGATCGGCGTCAGCAGAACGCCGATTCGGGATGCCATCAGCCGGCTGGAGCAGGAAAATCTGGTCAGAATTATCCCCAAAAAGGGGATTGTCGTTTCCGACCTTTCCATAAATGAGATCAGCTCCGTCTATGAAATCAGAGCGCTGATCGAACCGTTCGCCATCACAAAGTACGGGGATAAGGTGGACAAGGAAATCCTGCTGCGCTACAAGAATGATTTTTCCGGTATGCAGGACGCGCCGGATTCGCTGTACCGGATGGACGACCGGATGCACCGCATTTTCATTTCCGCCACGCAGAACCGGTATCTGATCCAGATGTACGACAATATTCTTGTCCAGAACGGACGGATCAGGATCCTTTCCGGCAACAGAAATGAATCCAGAATTGCCCAGTCGTCCGCCGAACACGTTAAGATTCTGGAAGCGGCGCTGTCGGACCGTTTTGACCTTGCGGCCCAATTCATGATGGAACATCTGCAGGCCGCGAAAAACGCCGCGTTCGCTTTGGTTGTTTCCAACGGAGGATGGGAGATCCCGCAGCCAAGGGGAGAAGAGTGA
- a CDS encoding TRAP transporter substrate-binding protein encodes MKKGISVILAGAMACTAFLGGCSGKTSGTSSAAGSAAGSSAAVSTAGGGQTYTFRYSEIQAPTHPASKADAKFAELVKEKSNGRINIQVYYNAQLGDEKSGVEQVQYGGLDFTRASLSVLSEFDKELNILSLPYLFSSSDQMWKVLDGDIGKKFLNGISGSKMVGLSWFDAGARNFYTVKPVKTMADLKGKKIRVQESALMMDMVKALGASPTPMDYGEVYSALQNGVVDGAENNWPSYESTKHYEVARYLLEDGHSRLPEMQLISQKTWEKLSDGDKQILQDCASECSQVERQLWAESEKDSQAKVKAAGATITELSPDELKKFQDAMKPLYEKYAKDYMDTVNQIQATK; translated from the coding sequence ATGAAAAAAGGTATCTCTGTAATTCTTGCCGGTGCCATGGCCTGCACCGCTTTCCTGGGAGGCTGCTCCGGAAAAACTTCCGGTACTTCTTCCGCAGCCGGCTCCGCGGCCGGTTCTTCCGCGGCGGTGTCCACGGCGGGCGGCGGTCAGACTTATACATTCCGGTATTCTGAAATTCAGGCGCCGACACATCCGGCCTCAAAAGCGGACGCAAAGTTTGCCGAGCTGGTCAAGGAAAAATCAAACGGCAGAATCAACATCCAGGTGTACTACAACGCACAGCTGGGCGATGAGAAATCCGGCGTGGAGCAAGTTCAGTACGGCGGGCTCGACTTTACCCGCGCCAGCCTGAGCGTTCTGTCCGAATTCGACAAGGAACTGAACATTCTTTCGCTTCCTTACCTGTTCTCCAGCAGCGATCAGATGTGGAAGGTCCTCGACGGAGACATCGGCAAGAAATTCCTGAACGGAATCTCCGGCTCCAAGATGGTCGGCCTTTCCTGGTTTGACGCCGGCGCCAGAAACTTCTACACCGTGAAGCCTGTCAAAACGATGGCGGACCTCAAGGGCAAAAAGATCCGTGTGCAGGAATCCGCTCTGATGATGGATATGGTCAAGGCCCTGGGAGCCAGCCCGACCCCGATGGATTACGGCGAAGTCTATTCCGCCCTGCAGAACGGCGTGGTCGACGGCGCTGAGAACAACTGGCCTTCCTATGAATCCACCAAGCACTATGAAGTCGCCAGGTATCTGCTGGAAGACGGCCACAGCCGTCTGCCGGAAATGCAGCTTATTTCGCAGAAGACCTGGGAAAAACTCTCCGACGGAGACAAACAGATCCTTCAGGACTGCGCGTCGGAATGCTCCCAGGTGGAACGCCAGCTGTGGGCCGAATCCGAAAAAGACTCCCAGGCAAAGGTAAAAGCTGCCGGCGCGACCATTACGGAGCTGTCCCCGGACGAGCTGAAAAAATTCCAGGACGCCATGAAGCCTCTCTACGAAAAATACGCGAAGGATTACATGGACACCGTCAATCAGATCCAGGCAACAAAATAA
- a CDS encoding TRAP transporter small permease: MSSKKNPLTALMNGISYCCDFVYRILLEYSKVVLLVIVLIVSAQVVCRKFLGFSIAWSEEVSLLLMVWMAFISMAIGVEKHLHIGIELFFKLFPKPFQKILAFINNIVTFLFGIMLIVYGVMLIQSTSDSTLPATQWPASSMYLMIPAAGFFICYYSLIEVFHLDRFRHRDLTQSKEDQ, from the coding sequence ATGAGCTCAAAAAAGAATCCGCTGACCGCCCTGATGAACGGAATTTCCTACTGCTGCGATTTTGTTTACCGGATTTTGCTGGAATATTCCAAAGTCGTACTGCTTGTCATCGTCCTTATCGTCAGCGCGCAGGTCGTCTGCAGAAAATTTCTCGGCTTCAGCATCGCCTGGTCGGAAGAGGTCTCCCTGCTGCTGATGGTCTGGATGGCCTTCATTTCCATGGCAATCGGGGTCGAAAAGCATCTCCACATCGGCATTGAGCTGTTTTTTAAACTGTTTCCCAAGCCTTTTCAGAAAATCCTGGCCTTCATCAACAACATCGTCACCTTCCTGTTCGGCATTATGCTGATCGTTTACGGAGTGATGCTGATCCAGAGCACTTCCGACTCCACGCTGCCGGCCACGCAGTGGCCCGCAAGCAGCATGTACCTGATGATTCCGGCTGCCGGTTTCTTTATCTGCTATTATTCGCTGATCGAAGTTTTCCATTTGGACCGGTTCCGCCACAGGGACCTGACCCAGAGCAAGGAGGATCAATAA
- a CDS encoding TRAP transporter large permease produces the protein MDTNLAIAILAISFLIFIVCKMPIAIALAASTTLTLLYIQVPVMTLVQQMSKSVDSFSLMAIPFFIFAGEIMGAGGISDRLLKFANVIVGRLRGGLAHVNVLASMFFGGISGSAVADVSSLGCIEIPMMTDAGYDKDFSVAVTVTSACQGVLIPPSHNMIIYSLAAGGVSIGALFMGGIIPGILLGVCLMIVCGIIAVKRRYPKGEKVSLRTALKITGDALLALGTIVIIMGGVVSGIFTATESAAFACIYAFLISVFVYHELKLRQIPRLLMNTVRTLAVVFSLIASAGAFGWVLAYLQVPALVSNALLSVTSNRVIVLLLINLMLLILGCFMDMAPLILIMTPILLPVVEQFGMNPVQFGVMLILNLAIGLCTPPVGGALFVGCSIGKISVEKATLAMLPMYAAMVVALMLVTFIPAISLWIPGLL, from the coding sequence ATGGACACAAATCTTGCGATTGCAATTCTGGCAATCAGCTTTCTAATATTCATCGTCTGCAAAATGCCGATTGCCATTGCCCTTGCAGCTTCCACGACCCTCACGCTGCTCTACATACAGGTTCCCGTTATGACGCTGGTTCAGCAGATGAGCAAATCCGTCGACAGTTTTTCGCTGATGGCGATTCCGTTCTTCATCTTCGCCGGTGAAATCATGGGAGCCGGCGGCATTTCCGACCGGCTGCTGAAATTTGCCAACGTGATTGTCGGCCGGCTGCGCGGCGGTCTGGCCCACGTCAATGTGCTTGCGAGCATGTTCTTCGGCGGCATCTCCGGCTCCGCCGTCGCGGACGTTTCCTCCCTCGGCTGCATCGAAATTCCGATGATGACCGACGCGGGTTACGACAAGGACTTCTCCGTAGCCGTTACTGTAACCAGCGCCTGCCAGGGCGTGCTGATTCCCCCGAGCCACAATATGATCATCTACTCCCTTGCTGCGGGCGGCGTTTCCATCGGCGCTCTGTTCATGGGCGGCATCATTCCGGGCATTCTGCTCGGTGTCTGCCTGATGATCGTCTGCGGAATCATTGCCGTAAAGCGCCGGTACCCGAAGGGGGAAAAAGTATCGCTCCGCACGGCGCTGAAGATCACCGGCGACGCGCTGCTCGCGCTCGGCACCATCGTCATCATTATGGGCGGCGTTGTCTCCGGCATTTTCACGGCGACCGAATCCGCCGCGTTTGCCTGCATCTACGCCTTCCTCATTTCTGTCTTTGTCTACCACGAACTGAAACTCAGGCAGATCCCCCGTCTGCTGATGAACACAGTGCGCACGCTTGCCGTGGTGTTCAGCCTGATCGCTTCCGCCGGCGCGTTCGGCTGGGTGCTCGCCTATCTTCAGGTTCCGGCGCTGGTTTCAAACGCGCTCCTTTCCGTGACCAGCAACCGCGTGATCGTCCTCTTGCTGATCAATCTTATGCTGCTGATCCTCGGCTGCTTTATGGATATGGCGCCGTTGATTCTGATCATGACGCCGATCCTGCTGCCGGTCGTGGAGCAGTTCGGGATGAACCCGGTCCAATTCGGCGTGATGCTGATCCTGAACCTTGCCATTGGCCTGTGCACTCCCCCGGTCGGCGGCGCGCTGTTCGTGGGCTGCAGCATCGGAAAAATTTCAGTCGAAAAGGCAACGCTGGCCATGCTGCCGATGTACGCCGCCATGGTCGTCGCGCTGATGCTGGTCACCTTTATTCCTGCCATCTCCCTCTGGATCCCGGGTCTGCTCTGA
- the uxaC gene encoding glucuronate isomerase, which produces MKPFLDEDFLLLTDTAKRLYHEAAEGLPIIDYHCHISPKEIFENRRFDNIAQVWLGGDHYKWRLIRACGIDEKYITGTRSSDREKFQKFAEALPLAIGNPMIHWTQLELKRYFGCSLFLSGETAEEIWNLCNRKLKEDSLSVRGIIRTSNVEVIATTDDPADDLSWHQKISGDASCAFKVVPSFRPDKAIRVEKPEFAAYIRTLSQAHGIEIRTLADLFAALEKSIAFFDSMGCRASDHALEYVFCRNEGAEKADAVFQKALAGGELTVEEIEAYKTALLLFLGKQYVKYDWAMQIHYNALRNNRTSLYGLLGPDTGNDCMGSYACAEGLIRLLDAMDSQSALPKMILYSLSPNDNAMIDSVIGSFQGPGVRGRLQHGGAWWFNDSKGGMESQMTSLANLSVLGNFVGMVTDSRSFLSYTRHEYFRRILCNLLGTWVENGEYPCDFSYLTKIIRGICYENAKEYFRYDRA; this is translated from the coding sequence ATGAAACCGTTTTTAGACGAAGATTTTTTGCTTTTAACCGATACGGCCAAACGTCTGTATCATGAAGCGGCCGAAGGACTTCCCATCATCGACTACCACTGCCACATCAGCCCGAAGGAAATTTTTGAGAACCGCAGATTCGACAATATCGCGCAGGTCTGGCTGGGCGGAGACCATTATAAATGGCGCCTGATCCGCGCGTGCGGCATCGATGAAAAATACATTACCGGAACCCGGAGCTCGGACCGTGAAAAATTTCAAAAATTTGCCGAAGCGCTCCCGCTCGCGATCGGCAATCCGATGATCCACTGGACCCAGCTCGAACTGAAGCGTTATTTCGGATGCAGCCTCTTTCTCTCCGGCGAAACGGCGGAGGAAATCTGGAACCTGTGCAATCGGAAGCTGAAGGAGGACTCCCTCTCCGTTCGGGGAATCATCCGGACTTCCAATGTTGAAGTGATCGCCACCACCGACGATCCGGCGGACGATCTTTCCTGGCATCAAAAAATCAGCGGGGATGCTTCCTGCGCCTTCAAGGTGGTTCCGTCGTTCCGCCCCGACAAGGCGATCCGCGTGGAGAAGCCGGAATTTGCGGCGTATATCCGCACGCTGTCGCAGGCGCACGGAATTGAAATCCGCACTCTTGCCGATCTTTTTGCCGCGCTTGAAAAAAGCATCGCATTCTTTGACTCCATGGGATGCCGCGCCTCCGATCACGCGCTGGAATACGTCTTCTGCCGGAATGAGGGCGCCGAAAAGGCCGACGCCGTTTTCCAAAAGGCACTGGCCGGCGGAGAACTGACCGTGGAAGAGATCGAAGCGTACAAGACCGCCCTGCTGCTTTTTCTCGGAAAACAGTACGTAAAATACGACTGGGCGATGCAGATCCATTACAACGCCCTGCGGAACAACAGGACCTCCCTGTACGGGCTGCTCGGCCCGGATACGGGCAACGACTGCATGGGCTCCTATGCCTGCGCCGAAGGACTGATCCGGCTGCTGGACGCCATGGATTCTCAGAGCGCCCTGCCGAAAATGATCCTTTACTCGCTGAGCCCGAACGACAACGCCATGATCGACAGCGTGATCGGCAGCTTCCAGGGTCCGGGCGTCCGGGGCAGGCTCCAGCACGGCGGCGCATGGTGGTTCAACGACTCCAAGGGAGGCATGGAAAGCCAGATGACAAGCCTGGCAAATCTTTCCGTCCTCGGCAATTTCGTCGGGATGGTAACGGATTCGCGCAGTTTTCTGTCCTACACGCGCCACGAATATTTTCGCCGGATTCTCTGCAACCTGCTCGGCACCTGGGTGGAGAATGGCGAATACCCGTGTGATTTTTCCTATCTTACAAAAATCATCCGGGGAATCTGCTACGAAAACGCAAAGGAATATTTCCGGTACGACCGGGCGTGA
- a CDS encoding arsenate reductase ArsC — translation MTKVAFICTHNSCRSQIAEALGKRLASDVFESYSAGTETKPQISRDAVRLMKQLYGIDMEKAQRSKLLSELSPVDVVVTMGCGVECPYLPCKHREDWGLDDPTGKSDEEFIKVIRQIENNILTLKERLNADAASKNLNHF, via the coding sequence ATGACAAAAGTTGCGTTTATCTGCACCCACAATTCTTGTCGCAGCCAGATTGCGGAGGCATTGGGCAAACGTCTTGCGAGTGATGTTTTTGAAAGCTATTCGGCGGGAACGGAAACAAAGCCGCAAATCAGCCGGGATGCTGTTCGCCTGATGAAGCAGCTTTATGGGATAGACATGGAAAAAGCACAGCGTTCAAAGCTGCTGTCAGAACTTTCCCCGGTTGATGTTGTCGTTACGATGGGCTGCGGCGTCGAGTGTCCTTATCTGCCCTGTAAACACAGGGAGGATTGGGGGCTGGACGATCCGACGGGAAAAAGCGACGAGGAATTTATCAAGGTTATAAGGCAGATTGAAAACAATATTCTAACTCTAAAAGAAAGACTGAATGCTGATGCGGCTTCCAAAAACCTTAACCACTTCTAA
- a CDS encoding alpha/beta hydrolase: MQQILHKPDGAAELTCFPAETGGALPAVVICPGGGYSWLSPRESGPVARMFSANGFHAFVLRYTVENPPLRTHPLMDLSWAVSELRGHAAELCIRPDRIAVCGFSAGGHLAASLGAFWNDRTVFPSENVRLSHRPNAVVLGYPVITSGRFSHRESFDRLFPDRRDQDRFSLERRVGPDMPPVFLWHTVSDRDVPAENSVLFAQALLEQGIPCELHLYDRGVHGLSLATPEVEETAKSRFADPHIASWAPLCVEWLKGILAAGPSGEN, encoded by the coding sequence TTGCAACAGATTTTGCATAAACCCGACGGCGCTGCGGAACTGACCTGCTTTCCCGCCGAAACCGGCGGGGCTTTGCCGGCGGTCGTCATCTGCCCGGGAGGGGGCTACTCCTGGCTGTCGCCGCGTGAGAGCGGGCCGGTCGCGCGGATGTTTTCCGCAAACGGTTTTCACGCTTTCGTCCTGCGGTACACGGTGGAGAACCCTCCGCTCCGCACACACCCGCTGATGGATCTTTCCTGGGCGGTCTCGGAGCTGCGCGGGCACGCGGCGGAACTTTGCATCCGCCCGGACCGGATTGCCGTATGCGGCTTTTCGGCCGGCGGACATCTTGCGGCAAGTCTGGGGGCCTTCTGGAACGACCGCACGGTTTTCCCGAGTGAAAACGTCAGGCTCTCGCACAGACCCAACGCGGTGGTTCTGGGCTATCCGGTCATCACCTCCGGCCGGTTTTCCCACCGGGAGAGCTTTGACCGCCTGTTTCCCGACCGGAGGGATCAGGATCGGTTTTCCCTGGAGCGCCGGGTCGGTCCCGACATGCCGCCGGTGTTCCTGTGGCATACCGTTTCTGACCGGGACGTTCCGGCCGAAAACTCCGTTCTGTTTGCTCAGGCGCTGCTGGAACAGGGGATTCCCTGTGAACTCCATCTTTACGACCGGGGCGTTCACGGACTTTCGCTGGCGACCCCGGAAGTGGAGGAAACGGCAAAATCGCGCTTCGCGGACCCGCACATCGCGTCGTGGGCACCTCTCTGCGTGGAATGGCTAAAGGGAATCCTTGCCGCCGGGCCGAGCGGAGAAAACTGA
- a CDS encoding tagaturonate reductase yields MERISQKMFPDRAKHPIRVLQYGEGNFLRAFVDWQIERMNREAGFDAGVAIVQPLQQGNVGVLNEQDCLYTLFLQGMRGSEATREHSVIECVTEAINPFESFDSYLSLAGCETLRLVVSNTTEAGIAFDPACALNDAPPASYPAKLTQFLYRRYRIFHGEEKKGLLIIPCELIDRNGERLKKYVLQYAELWNLEAGFVSWINRSNTFCCSLVDRIVPGYPRDTIKEITKELGYIDNAVDIGELFHLWVIEGPKWIAQEIPFEKAGLNVKIVEDMTPYRTRKVRILNGAHTTLVPVAYLLGLNTVGEAVDDAVAGKFLSQALEREIIPTLDLPRQELEEFAAAVLERFRNPFVKHYLISIALNSFSKYETRVLPSVLEYLTRTKSLPKHLVFSLAALLEFYRGRRGEEKIALQDEENVLALMGGLWSSFDGTDASLRTLVRGALSFEPVWKRDLNQVPGLTEAVAGYLSAIEKDGMKKAVEAIL; encoded by the coding sequence TTGGAAAGAATCTCACAAAAGATGTTCCCGGACAGGGCAAAACACCCAATCCGGGTTTTGCAGTACGGTGAAGGCAATTTTCTGCGGGCGTTCGTCGACTGGCAGATTGAACGGATGAACCGGGAAGCGGGCTTTGACGCGGGCGTTGCGATCGTACAGCCGCTGCAGCAGGGAAACGTCGGCGTTCTGAACGAGCAGGACTGCCTGTACACCCTTTTTCTTCAGGGCATGCGGGGCAGTGAGGCGACCCGGGAGCACAGCGTGATCGAGTGCGTCACCGAAGCGATCAATCCTTTTGAAAGCTTCGATTCCTACCTTTCGCTGGCCGGATGCGAAACACTGCGGCTGGTGGTTTCCAACACGACGGAGGCCGGCATCGCTTTCGACCCCGCGTGCGCTTTAAACGACGCTCCGCCGGCAAGTTACCCGGCAAAACTGACTCAGTTTTTGTACCGGCGCTACCGGATTTTCCACGGGGAAGAAAAAAAGGGCCTTTTGATCATCCCGTGCGAGCTGATCGACCGAAACGGCGAAAGGTTGAAAAAATACGTTCTGCAGTACGCGGAGCTCTGGAACCTGGAAGCGGGTTTCGTTTCATGGATCAACCGTTCGAACACTTTCTGCTGCAGCCTTGTGGACCGGATTGTCCCCGGCTACCCGCGAGACACGATCAAGGAGATCACAAAAGAGCTCGGATACATAGATAACGCTGTCGATATCGGCGAGCTGTTCCACCTCTGGGTGATCGAAGGCCCAAAATGGATCGCGCAGGAAATTCCATTTGAAAAAGCCGGGCTGAATGTAAAAATCGTGGAAGACATGACGCCGTACCGCACACGGAAGGTGCGCATCCTGAACGGCGCGCATACCACGCTGGTTCCGGTCGCCTATCTGCTTGGGCTGAACACGGTTGGGGAAGCGGTGGACGACGCCGTGGCGGGAAAGTTCCTCTCCCAGGCCCTCGAGCGTGAGATCATCCCGACTCTTGACCTCCCCCGGCAGGAGCTGGAGGAGTTCGCCGCAGCGGTGCTGGAACGTTTTCGCAACCCGTTCGTCAAGCATTATCTGATAAGCATCGCTTTGAATTCCTTCTCCAAATATGAGACGCGGGTCCTTCCTTCGGTGCTGGAGTATCTCACCAGAACCAAATCCCTGCCGAAGCATCTGGTCTTTTCGCTCGCGGCGCTTCTGGAGTTTTACCGCGGCAGGCGCGGTGAAGAAAAAATCGCGCTCCAGGACGAGGAAAACGTGCTGGCCCTGATGGGCGGACTCTGGTCTTCCTTCGACGGGACTGACGCCTCCCTTCGCACGCTGGTGCGCGGCGCTCTCTCCTTTGAGCCGGTCTGGAAGCGGGATCTGAACCAGGTCCCCGGCCTGACGGAGGCGGTGGCCGGCTATCTTTCCGCCATTGAAAAGGACGGCATGAAAAAAGCCGTGGAAGCGATTCTTTGA
- a CDS encoding MFS transporter: MTLAQRWKMQSNDPCLQAAVYFSFFSSGMVSTLLGAVLPSMKADYGMDYLLCGSVLSAHQAGNFAASCAAGLLPCLIGRKKSTVFLCFWSAAGLAVMTLTGNPVFLLLAFLGTGIGRGTLGNICNVVVSENSADRTASLNLLHAVFAAGALLSPLAAVLAETRLRIGWRPSVWAVACAVAVSLVLLWKSGLSDAGRGRREKADYGFLRSRSFWLNTAILFFYLCSESSIVGWLVTYFQESGVFSAAAAQSTASVLWVMMMAGRTFCAGISGRVGKTRLLVRMAAAQLVLFVLMILLKNPALILLALAGTGLSMSGFYPTVFSTLDRSCTSSTLAVGTCISTATLGAILMPAVVGAVAQRHGIESGFSAIGAALLAMLLLTVIKDAAVRGKRAKTL; the protein is encoded by the coding sequence ATGACACTGGCACAGCGCTGGAAGATGCAGTCGAATGACCCCTGTCTTCAGGCGGCCGTTTATTTCAGCTTCTTTTCCAGCGGGATGGTCAGCACCCTGCTGGGAGCGGTTCTGCCGTCGATGAAAGCGGATTACGGCATGGATTATCTTCTGTGCGGTTCCGTTCTTTCCGCGCATCAGGCGGGGAACTTCGCCGCGAGCTGCGCCGCAGGGCTTCTGCCCTGCCTGATCGGGCGAAAAAAGTCGACGGTATTTCTCTGTTTCTGGTCCGCAGCCGGGCTGGCCGTGATGACCCTGACCGGCAACCCGGTTTTCCTCCTCCTTGCGTTTCTGGGGACCGGCATCGGGCGGGGAACCCTCGGCAATATCTGCAACGTCGTTGTCTCTGAAAATTCGGCCGACCGGACGGCCTCGCTGAATCTGCTTCACGCCGTCTTTGCCGCGGGGGCTCTTCTTTCTCCTCTTGCGGCCGTTCTGGCCGAAACCCGGCTGCGGATCGGCTGGCGCCCGTCCGTCTGGGCCGTTGCCTGCGCCGTGGCCGTTTCGCTTGTTCTGCTTTGGAAATCCGGCCTTTCCGACGCAGGGCGCGGCCGCAGGGAAAAAGCGGATTACGGCTTTCTCCGCTCCCGCTCTTTCTGGCTGAACACGGCGATTCTGTTTTTTTACCTGTGTTCCGAATCGTCCATCGTCGGATGGCTTGTCACTTATTTTCAGGAAAGCGGCGTTTTCTCAGCCGCGGCGGCGCAAAGCACGGCATCCGTTCTCTGGGTGATGATGATGGCCGGAAGAACGTTCTGCGCCGGCATTTCAGGACGGGTCGGCAAAACGCGGCTGTTGGTCCGGATGGCCGCGGCGCAGCTCGTCCTGTTCGTCCTGATGATCCTCCTCAAAAATCCTGCACTGATCCTGCTCGCGCTGGCCGGAACCGGGCTGAGCATGTCCGGCTTTTACCCGACAGTCTTTTCCACTCTTGACCGTTCCTGCACTTCTTCCACCCTGGCGGTTGGAACCTGCATCTCCACGGCGACTCTCGGCGCGATTCTGATGCCCGCCGTCGTCGGTGCGGTCGCGCAGCGTCACGGGATCGAAAGCGGTTTTTCAGCGATCGGGGCAGCTCTGCTTGCAATGCTTCTGCTAACCGTCATCAAAGATGCCGCGGTCCGCGGGAAGCGGGCCAAAACTTTATAA